A single window of Candidatus Rhabdochlamydia oedothoracis DNA harbors:
- a CDS encoding sodium/proline symporter, giving the protein MAMYISELYAVICYFVLLTCIAIYSYKRHLTATDFIIGSRSLNYWLTALAAHASDMSSWLFMGYPATIFAAGLFNAWAAIGLMLFMFLNWQLIAPKLRTATEEYNSLTLSSFFESKLADTYGLIRVFTATMSIVFYTIYISAGLVGLGILLEVLFQIPYSWGICIGICIVIPYVFIGGYLTLAWIDLFQGIFLMIVIIATPLFLLNKLGGWDRLLEVMHAKNLPLSLIPDFSFHSILEVIYMVFGWGLGYFGQPHIITKFMGIRDVKEMKKSQYIGMSWMVLSISASTLVGLVGILYFQQGLEDSQQLFVLMVRDSVAPFLVGFILCGVLAATINAMSAQLLVLSSNISEDFYKRLIRKTASSKERLIVARIGILMVAFLAFFIAYAKNSTIYSLVMYAWSGLGCSFGPLILLCLYWKRVNKYGAWAGILTGGITAAIWPYFNAKIPSMIPGFFVGLIAIYAVSKLAENKIPPSTLQEI; this is encoded by the coding sequence ATGGCTATGTATATATCTGAATTATACGCTGTTATTTGTTATTTTGTTTTACTAACTTGTATTGCCATCTACTCCTATAAACGCCATCTAACCGCCACAGATTTTATCATCGGCAGTAGGTCTTTAAATTACTGGCTAACTGCACTAGCAGCTCATGCTAGCGATATGAGCAGCTGGCTGTTTATGGGCTATCCAGCAACTATTTTTGCAGCTGGTTTATTTAATGCTTGGGCAGCTATTGGTTTGATGCTATTTATGTTTTTAAATTGGCAATTGATTGCACCTAAATTACGAACAGCAACTGAAGAGTACAATAGTCTAACCTTATCTTCTTTTTTTGAAAGCAAATTAGCTGACACCTATGGACTTATCCGCGTATTTACCGCTACTATGTCGATTGTTTTTTATACTATTTACATCTCAGCTGGGCTAGTCGGGCTTGGTATTCTCTTAGAGGTTCTCTTTCAAATTCCTTATTCTTGGGGGATTTGTATTGGAATTTGTATTGTCATTCCTTATGTATTTATAGGAGGTTATTTAACGCTTGCTTGGATTGATTTATTTCAAGGGATTTTTCTCATGATAGTGATTATAGCCACCCCCCTTTTTTTACTGAACAAGCTAGGTGGATGGGATCGTCTTCTTGAAGTTATGCATGCAAAAAATTTACCTTTATCTCTAATCCCCGACTTCTCTTTCCACTCTATTTTAGAGGTTATCTATATGGTATTTGGATGGGGATTGGGTTATTTCGGCCAGCCTCATATCATCACTAAATTCATGGGAATTAGAGATGTAAAAGAAATGAAAAAATCTCAATATATTGGCATGAGTTGGATGGTTCTTTCTATTAGCGCCTCTACTTTAGTTGGCCTAGTTGGTATTTTGTATTTCCAACAAGGTTTAGAAGATTCTCAACAACTTTTTGTCTTAATGGTAAGAGATTCTGTTGCTCCTTTTCTTGTAGGCTTTATTTTATGCGGTGTATTAGCTGCTACAATTAACGCAATGAGCGCCCAGTTATTAGTTCTTTCTTCTAATATTTCAGAAGATTTTTATAAACGCTTAATCCGTAAAACAGCCTCATCCAAAGAGAGATTGATAGTTGCACGAATAGGAATTCTTATGGTCGCATTCCTTGCTTTTTTTATTGCTTATGCAAAAAATAGTACTATCTATTCACTTGTAATGTATGCGTGGTCTGGTTTAGGCTGTTCCTTTGGACCTTTAATTCTATTATGTTTATACTGGAAAAGAGTAAATAAATATGGAGCTTGGGCAGGAATTTTAACTGGTGGCATTACAGCAGCGATTTGGCCTTATTTCAACGCTAAAATACCATCCATGATCCCCGGTTTTTTTGTGGGATTAATTGCTATTTATGCAGTCTCTAAATTAGCTGAAAATAAAATTCCTCCATCAACCCTACAGGAGATATAA
- the surE gene encoding 5'/3'-nucleotidase SurE yields the protein MQKKPYILITNDDGIEAPGLFALYQAVCSFAEVVIIAPASEQSGVGAGISLRNPLQIQSVLWPNNPAAWKVTGTPADCVRLGLHAILDQTPDLILSGINRGSNAGRTVLYSGTVGAVIEGTMKNVPGIAFSSVNYKNPNYEQFKEFVQPIALQCLAQPLPKGTLLNVNFPNAEKIQGIKLAHQGMGYWMEAPEQRLHPEGHEYYWLGGKWSTHEEEEGSDVYLLEKGYVTAVPIHVNHLTDKALLLERKQPFEHFVNSKSTLTEL from the coding sequence ATGCAAAAAAAACCTTACATTCTAATCACAAATGATGATGGGATTGAAGCCCCAGGACTTTTTGCCTTATATCAAGCTGTTTGCAGTTTTGCAGAAGTTGTTATCATAGCCCCTGCGTCAGAACAATCTGGCGTAGGAGCTGGTATCTCTTTAAGAAACCCTTTACAAATTCAATCCGTTCTTTGGCCAAACAACCCGGCTGCATGGAAAGTAACGGGCACTCCTGCGGATTGTGTGCGTTTAGGACTACACGCTATTTTAGATCAAACACCTGATCTCATTCTATCTGGAATCAATCGAGGCTCTAATGCAGGAAGAACTGTTCTCTATAGCGGTACAGTTGGTGCTGTTATTGAAGGGACGATGAAAAATGTCCCTGGAATTGCTTTTTCCTCCGTCAATTATAAAAATCCCAATTACGAACAGTTTAAAGAATTTGTGCAGCCTATTGCTTTACAATGCTTAGCCCAACCGCTGCCTAAAGGAACTTTACTGAATGTAAATTTTCCAAATGCAGAAAAAATTCAAGGTATAAAATTAGCTCATCAAGGAATGGGTTATTGGATGGAAGCTCCAGAACAAAGACTCCACCCGGAAGGGCATGAATATTACTGGTTAGGAGGCAAATGGAGCACACATGAAGAAGAGGAAGGAAGCGATGTGTATTTACTAGAAAAAGGATATGTCACAGCTGTTCCTATTCATGTAAATCACTTAACAGATAAAGCATTATTGTTAGAAAGAAAACAACCTTTTGAGCATTTTGTGAATTCTAAATCAACTCTCACCGAGCTTTAA
- a CDS encoding YitT family protein, whose product MSKSSFKITKHHILSFLWIAVGAFLAAVSVRIFLIPNQLIDGGIVGIALIFGRLYGDGYLSFILIALNLPFIYLAYKYIRRSFVIHMLVAVLLFAGFLSILRQSPAFIADSLEIIVFGGAILGVGVGLIIRHGGCLDGTEILAIIINRKKGFTVGQVVLFVNVFIFAAYGLIFKDWHIALQSLMTYIVAFKMMDLVIVGLDEIKSVLIMSSKSKELSHAIINELGLGLTIMHGKGGFSGDAKEIIFVIVERLDLAELKEIVLREDPSAFMAIEDLHEVVYGKKTNAPYKKRSRFKSIS is encoded by the coding sequence ATGAGCAAATCTTCTTTTAAAATTACCAAGCATCACATACTCAGCTTTCTTTGGATAGCCGTAGGGGCGTTTTTAGCTGCGGTTTCCGTAAGAATATTTCTGATTCCTAATCAGTTAATCGATGGTGGAATTGTAGGTATTGCTCTAATCTTTGGCCGTTTATATGGAGATGGTTACCTATCTTTCATTTTAATTGCTCTAAACCTGCCTTTTATCTATCTCGCTTATAAATACATTCGCAGATCTTTTGTAATACACATGCTAGTTGCGGTATTACTATTTGCAGGCTTTTTAAGTATTTTACGCCAATCCCCTGCTTTTATAGCGGACTCTTTAGAAATTATTGTATTTGGTGGTGCTATTTTAGGGGTTGGAGTTGGACTTATTATTCGCCATGGAGGATGCCTAGATGGTACGGAAATTCTAGCGATTATTATTAATCGTAAGAAAGGATTTACAGTGGGACAGGTTGTTCTATTTGTAAACGTGTTTATCTTCGCCGCTTATGGATTGATTTTTAAAGATTGGCACATTGCTTTGCAATCTTTAATGACGTATATTGTTGCTTTCAAAATGATGGACCTAGTGATTGTAGGTCTTGATGAGATAAAATCTGTGCTTATTATGTCATCAAAATCTAAAGAACTTTCCCATGCAATCATTAATGAGTTAGGCCTTGGTCTAACAATTATGCATGGCAAAGGGGGTTTTTCAGGGGATGCTAAAGAGATTATTTTTGTCATAGTTGAGCGTTTAGATCTTGCTGAATTAAAAGAAATTGTCCTAAGAGAAGATCCTAGTGCTTTTATGGCCATTGAAGATTTACATGAAGTTGTATACGGGAAAAAAACCAATGCTCCTTATAAAAAGCGCTCTCGTTTTAAATCTATATCCTAG
- the rfbA gene encoding glucose-1-phosphate thymidylyltransferase RfbA, translating to MKGIILAGGKGTRLYPITIGVCKQLLPVFDKPMIYYPLAILMLAGIREVLIISTLEDTPRFQQLFKDGSDLGISISYALQEKPEGIAQSFLIGESFINQENVALILGDNIFYGHQLFQLLKESSSFIEGATIFGYEVKDPHRYGVLEFDTNQEVVDIVEKPLHSKSNFAVTGLYYYDHQVVSIAKQLKPSKRGEYEITDLNKFYLRKKQLQVKLFERGFAWLDTGTHDALQQASLYVKTIQERQGIYIACLEEIAYQMGFIDLDQLQKVAALYADTDYGRYLDKLVQKEGIKLARI from the coding sequence GTGAAAGGGATTATTCTTGCAGGAGGTAAAGGTACTAGACTCTATCCTATTACAATTGGTGTATGTAAGCAGCTTTTACCTGTATTTGATAAGCCGATGATCTATTACCCTTTAGCTATTCTCATGCTAGCTGGTATTAGAGAGGTTTTAATTATTTCCACATTAGAAGATACGCCACGTTTTCAACAGCTTTTTAAAGATGGTTCAGATTTAGGGATTTCTATTTCTTATGCACTGCAAGAAAAACCAGAGGGGATTGCTCAATCTTTTTTAATAGGAGAGTCTTTTATTAATCAAGAGAATGTAGCATTAATCTTAGGAGATAACATTTTTTATGGACATCAGCTCTTTCAATTACTAAAAGAATCTTCCTCTTTTATAGAAGGCGCTACTATTTTTGGCTACGAAGTAAAAGATCCTCATCGCTATGGAGTATTAGAATTTGATACAAACCAAGAAGTAGTTGATATTGTGGAAAAACCTCTTCATTCTAAGTCTAATTTTGCAGTTACAGGTCTTTATTATTATGATCATCAAGTAGTATCTATCGCTAAACAGTTAAAGCCATCTAAAAGAGGGGAATATGAAATTACCGATCTAAATAAGTTTTACTTAAGAAAAAAACAACTACAGGTCAAATTATTCGAACGTGGTTTTGCATGGTTAGATACTGGGACCCATGATGCGCTTCAACAAGCTTCTTTATATGTAAAAACAATCCAGGAAAGACAGGGGATTTATATTGCTTGTCTAGAAGAGATTGCCTATCAGATGGGTTTTATTGATCTAGATCAATTACAAAAAGTAGCAGCTCTTTATGCAGATACCGATTATGGCAGGTATTTAGATAAGCTTGTACAGAAAGAGGGTATAAAATTAGCTAGGATATAG
- a CDS encoding phosphoribosyltransferase: MSIHSTLELDLLISMDEIQDKIAKIAVQLEADYKDQEIVIVMIMKGAICLVADLIRAISLPCVVESIQASSYHGKTRGNLQIKGLEALDLLAKNVLLVDDIFDSGNTLFQVYQALAEKKPKSLKSLVLLSKNVSDLEYRPDYLLFSVENRFVVGYGLDYKEYYRGLKGIYLFKETVSRLQ, translated from the coding sequence ATGTCTATACATTCCACCTTAGAATTAGATCTACTTATCTCCATGGATGAAATTCAGGATAAGATTGCTAAAATAGCGGTTCAATTAGAAGCTGATTACAAGGATCAAGAAATTGTGATTGTTATGATCATGAAAGGTGCTATTTGTTTGGTTGCTGATTTAATCAGGGCTATTTCTTTACCCTGTGTAGTGGAAAGCATTCAAGCTAGCAGTTACCATGGAAAAACCAGAGGAAATTTGCAAATAAAAGGACTAGAAGCTCTTGATCTATTAGCCAAGAATGTGCTTCTTGTCGATGATATTTTTGATTCTGGCAATACGCTTTTTCAGGTATATCAAGCGCTTGCTGAAAAAAAGCCCAAATCTTTAAAATCCTTAGTTCTACTTTCTAAAAATGTCTCTGATTTGGAGTATCGCCCTGATTACCTATTATTTTCTGTAGAAAATCGATTTGTAGTGGGTTATGGCTTAGATTACAAAGAATATTATCGTGGATTGAAAGGAATTTATCTTTTTAAAGAGACAGTTTCAAGGCTTCAATAA